A single window of Plutella xylostella chromosome 25, ilPluXylo3.1, whole genome shotgun sequence DNA harbors:
- the LOC105381927 gene encoding protein YIF1B-B, translating into MNFNASRNVGSSGGLRKAKRVSDVAAMGAPSPTPGFSPGPAPAYSAGLGAGPAGAPPPYSEGIPLDHSQGFGPAAPGGDFGFVPGFPQSPMAAAQIGSMLQQPVVQDMAFQYGNQLAQQGKEAVKRELDRYVPVSRLRYYFAVDTRYVLKKLLLIIFPFTHKEWMVKYDQDSPVQPRYDLNAPDLYLPCMGYVTYVLLAGFMLGVQHRFSPEQIGMQASSALAYIIFEMILYLVTLYITNTSTSLKTLDLLAYSGYKYTTMIGSLIAGLFVGKTGYYCALVYTSLALSYFLVKTLRVQVLAGSAPAQPAEPAPYGGYGAGYGSPNPYADQWRPPGGGGGGTKRRVYFLLFVALTQPLLSWWLTYHLVPSAAASLELPIATR; encoded by the exons ATGAATTTCAACGCGTCAAGGAACG TGGGTTCGTCGGGAGGGCTGCGGAAGGCGAAGCGCGTGAGCGACGTGGCGGCGATGGGCGCGCCGTCACCCACGCCGGGGTTCAGCCCGGGCCCGGCGCCCGCCTACAGCGCGGGGCTCGGCGCGGGGCCCgccggcgcgccgccgccgtacTCAGAGGGCATCCCGCTGGACCACAGCCAGGGCTTCGGACCCGCCGCGCCCGGAGGAG ACTTTGGGTTTGTGCCCGGGTTCCCACAGTCACCAATGGCTGCGGCTCAGATCGGCTCCATGTTGCAGCAACCCGTTGTGCAG GACATGGCCTTCCAATACGGCAACCAGCTGGCGCAGCAGGGCAAGGAGGCGGTGAAGCGCGAGCTGGACCGCTACGTGCCCGTGTCCCGCCTGCGGTACTACTTCGCAGTCGACACCAGATATGTGCTGAAGAAACTGCTGCTTATCATCTTCCCTTTCACTCATAAG GAGTGGATGGTGAAGTACGACCAGGACAGCCCGGTGCAGCCGCGCTACGACCTGAACGCGCCCGACCTGTACCTGCCCTGCATGGGCTACGTCACCTACGTGCTGCTGGCCGGGTTCATGCTGG GCGTACAACACCGGTTCTCGCCCGAGCAGATCGGCATGCAGGCGTCCAGCGCGCTCGCCTACATCATCTTCGAGATGATCCTGTACCTCGTGACCCTCTACATCACCAACACCAGCACCAGCCTCAAGACCCTGGACCTGCTGGCCTACTCCGGCTACAAGTACACCACGATGATTGGGAGCCTCATAGCCGGGCTGTTTGTGGGCAAGACGGGGTATTATTGCGCGCTGGTGTATACGAGTCTGGCGTTGAGCTACTTCTTG GTAAAGACGCTCCGCGTGCAAGTCCTAGCCGGCtctgcgcccgcgcagcccGCGGAGCCGGCGCCCTACGGCGGCTACGGCGCGGGCTACGGCTCGCCCAACCCCTACGCGGACCAGTGGCGCccccccggcggcggcggcggcggcaccaaGCGCCGCGTCTACTTCCTGCTGTTCGTGGCCCTCACGCAGCCGCTGCTGTCCTGGTGGCTCACCTACCACCTGGTACCTTCAGCTGCGGCCTCGCTCGAGCTGCCGATAGCCACGCGATAG
- the LOC125490550 gene encoding uncharacterized protein LOC125490550, whose protein sequence is MDNPGPSTSTASIVECQEPDKDTRRNRKRSKKRKRSKKRSRKLLNKLIKEVSFLKNQMACTNTTGSRDHIDLDVSGELFENESLSEHCNEPAELNFTMSTKTKEPSVPPTSPEMLQLLKDLQRFDNPEWVNVRYADIQKLYSQSPGFVNLEANDEVRRLDVSKNTANMEKAFASITFALLKQRDALQKDMQELLNYAHQNQPLEYKDLHAKISGIFSDGNYCKTTADALQLVCGHRSELVQHRREAILAAVKDPYHKSALRKIPPSCSHLFDADKFSAVLEKSGGVKKVFWCNEKDRYPAPQNDKKNPVQIQNKNTGKSGYKDLRSGPKNNVNSNFRGRGTKRRPPTREVSYRNTADRRSPSSHRDRRGQTRRKY, encoded by the exons ATGGATAATCCCGGCCCATCTACAAGTACAGCGAGCATAGTGGAATGTCAGGAACCAGACAAGGATACAAGGAGG AATCGCAAGCGTAGTAAGAAACGCAAACGAAGCAAGAAGCGCAGCCGTAAGTTATTGAACAAATTGATTAAGGAGGTTAGCTTTCTGAAAAATCAAATGGCATGCACGAATACCACTGGATCTCGAGATCATATTGATTTAGACGTTAGTGGCGAGTTGTTCGAAAACGAATCTCTATCAGAACATTGTAACGAACCCGCagaattaaattttacaatgagCACTAAAACTAAAGAACCATCTGTTCCACCAACATCACCCGAAATGCTGCAACTTTTGAAAGATTTACAAAGATTTGATAATCCTGAGTGGGTTAATGTCCGCTACGCTGACATTCAAAAACTGTACAGTCAATCGCCTGGTTTTGTAAATCTTGAAGCAAATGATGAAGTGCGACGATTAGATGTTTCAAAAAATACAGCTAATATGGAAAAGGCTTTCGCATCCATAACATTTGCCTTACTGAAACAGCGCGACGCGCTACAGAAGGATATGCAGGAACTTTTGAATTATGCTCACCAAAACCAACCCTTAGAGTACAAAGACTTGCATGCGAAGATTTCAGGTATCTTTTCAGATGGAAATTATTGCAAAACAACTGCTGATGCATTACAGTTGGTATGTGGTCACAGATCTGAATTAGTGCAACATAGAAGAGAAGCTATTCTGGCAGCTGTAAAAGACCCTTACCACAAAAGCGCTTTAAGGAAAATACCGCCATCTTGCAGCCATCTCTTTGATGCAGATAAATTCAGCGCTGTTCTAGAAAAATCTGGTGGAGTCAAAAAAGTATTCtggtgcaatgaaaaagatcgcTATCCTGCACCGCAGAACGATAAAAAAAACCcagtacaaatacaaaataaaaatacggGTAAGTCTGGCTACAAAGATCTCCGATCTGGCCCTAAAAATAATGTGAATTCGAATTTTCGTGGTAGAGGCACCAAGAGAAGACCACCAACACGAGAAGTTTCATACCGGAACACGGCAGACCGGCGCTCTCCCTCGTCCCACCGGGACAGGAGAGGACAAACCCGGCGCAAATATTGA